One window from the genome of Oryza glaberrima chromosome 3, OglaRS2, whole genome shotgun sequence encodes:
- the LOC127766473 gene encoding leucine-rich repeat protein 1-like — MAPRVSLLAAGAVAVAVVLLLAAPARASNDEGDALYALRTRLSDPNGVLQSWDPTLVNPCTWFHVTCDHASRVVRLDLGNSNISGSIGPELGRLVNLQYLELYRNNLNGEIPKELGNLKNLISLDLYANKLTGTIPKSLSKLGSLRFMRLNNNKLAGSIPRELAKLSNLKVIDLSNNDLCGTIPVDGPFSTFPLRSFENNNRLNGPELQGLVPYDFGC, encoded by the exons ATGGCGCCCCGCGTGtccctgctcgccgccggcgccgtggccgtggccgtggtcCTGCTtctcgccgcgccggcgcgggCGTCCAACGACGAGGGGGACGCGCTGTACGCGCTGCGGACGAGGCTGTCGGATCCCAACGGCGTGCTGCAGAGCTGGGACCCGACCCTCGTCAACCCCTGCACCTGGTTCCATGTCACCTGCGACCACGCCAGCCGCGTCGTCCGCCT GGATTTAGGAAACTCCAACATCTCCGGCTCGATTGGCCCTGAGCTAGGCCGTCTTGTGAACCTCCAATACCT GGAGCTCTACAGGAACAATCTTAACGGTGAGATCCCAAAAGAATTGGGCAATCTCAAGAATTTGATCAGCTTGGATTTGTATGCCAACAAGCTCACTGGAACAATCCCCAAGTCGCTTTCCAAGCTCGGCTCGCTGAGATTCAT GCGGTTGAACAATAACAAGCTTGCTGGATCAATTCCAAGGGAGCTGGCCAAACTATCCAACCTGAAAGTCAT TGACTTGTCTAACAATGACCTCTGTGGAACTATTCCTGTTGACGGTCCCTTCTCAACCTTCCCTCTTCGAAG CTTTGAGAACAACAACAGGCTCAACGGCCCAGAGCTGCAAGGTTTGGTTCCTTATGACTTTGGATGTTAA